One part of the Thalassospira xiamenensis M-5 = DSM 17429 genome encodes these proteins:
- a CDS encoding IS3 family transposase (programmed frameshift) yields MPKSHFTDEFKINAVRQITERGYSVAEVSARLGVSTHSLYVWKKKFSKSPDTIAEADQQSSEIRRLKQELARITEERDILKKANRVLRQGCKMRYAFIDQHRRVYSVRTMCRCLQVHPSGFYAWQKKPHSARFLEDQRQTALVRQIWEDSGQVYGYRKIHDDLLDMGESCSPNRVARLARNAGIRARIGYKKRPGKYGRKPAVVADNKLDRQFDTARPNTVWVTDITYIKTQEGFAYLAVVIDLYSRMVVGWALKQRQDTEVVLQALLMAVWRRKPKNRVLIHSDQGSQYTSIDWAAFLRQHNLEHSMSRRGNCYDNAVAESFFNLLKRERIRRRVYKSRDEARQDVFDYIEMFYNPKRKHSTNGMLSPVEFERRKI; encoded by the exons ATGCCCAAGAGTCATTTTACCGATGAGTTCAAAATCAATGCCGTTCGCCAGATTACAGAACGAGGCTACTCAGTAGCGGAAGTTTCTGCTCGTCTCGGTGTCAGCACACATTCCCTGTATGTGTGGAAGAAGAAGTTCAGCAAGTCCCCTGATACGATTGCTGAAGCTGATCAACAATCATCCGAGATACGCCGCCTGAAGCAAGAACTCGCCCGGATCACCGAGGAGCGCGATATTCTAAAAAAGGCAA ACCGCGTACTTCGCCAGGGATGCAAAATGAGGTACGCGTTTATTGACCAGCATCGCCGGGTCTACTCGGTGCGCACCATGTGCCGGTGTTTGCAGGTTCATCCCAGTGGCTTTTATGCTTGGCAGAAGAAACCACACAGCGCCCGGTTTCTGGAAGATCAAAGGCAGACCGCGCTTGTTCGCCAGATATGGGAAGACAGCGGTCAGGTATATGGCTACCGCAAAATCCATGATGATCTGCTGGATATGGGAGAGAGTTGCAGTCCGAACCGTGTTGCCCGACTGGCCCGCAATGCAGGCATACGCGCCCGGATCGGTTACAAGAAGCGTCCCGGCAAATATGGCCGCAAACCGGCTGTCGTCGCTGACAACAAACTGGATCGGCAGTTTGATACCGCCAGACCAAATACCGTTTGGGTGACCGATATCACCTATATCAAGACACAGGAAGGATTTGCGTATCTTGCCGTCGTAATTGACCTTTATTCCCGCATGGTGGTTGGCTGGGCATTGAAGCAGCGACAAGATACAGAGGTTGTTCTGCAAGCCTTGCTGATGGCCGTCTGGCGGCGAAAGCCAAAGAACAGGGTGCTGATCCATTCTGATCAGGGTTCCCAATATACCAGCATCGACTGGGCAGCTTTCCTTCGTCAGCACAATCTTGAACATAGTATGAGCCGCCGTGGGAACTGTTATGACAATGCTGTTGCCGAAAGTTTCTTCAACTTGCTTAAACGCGAACGCATCCGCCGCAGGGTCTATAAATCACGGGATGAGGCACGTCAGGATGTCTTCGATTACATAGAAATGTTCTACAACCCGAAGCGCAAACATAGTACCAACGGGATGTTGTCACCCGTCGAATTCGAAAGACGAAAAATCTGA
- a CDS encoding LexA family protein, translating into MFSYIAKFAQHQNLSRPLALESVSAGFPSPAEDHLDGYLDLNRFIDHPSATYFFKLQGDSMYPLMRDGDLLVVDRSLVANDGDVVVAIYDGGLTVKRLRRSRVEAWLEPENPAFPRLQCTEHTEIWGVVLIHMHWPSSNSRKPNDRTL; encoded by the coding sequence ATGTTCTCATACATCGCGAAATTTGCCCAACATCAAAATCTGTCCCGGCCGCTCGCACTTGAGAGCGTTTCTGCCGGCTTTCCTTCCCCTGCCGAGGATCATCTCGACGGCTATCTTGACTTGAACAGATTCATCGACCACCCAAGCGCGACTTATTTTTTCAAACTTCAGGGGGACAGCATGTATCCCCTCATGCGCGACGGTGATCTGCTGGTTGTCGATCGATCTCTCGTTGCGAACGACGGCGATGTTGTTGTTGCGATATATGACGGCGGCCTCACCGTTAAACGCTTGCGGCGGAGCCGGGTCGAAGCGTGGCTTGAGCCAGAGAACCCTGCATTTCCAAGATTGCAATGCACTGAACATACGGAAATCTGGGGCGTGGTTTTAATCCATATGCACTGGCCATCCTCCAATTCACGGAAACCAAATGATCGGACTTTGTGA
- a CDS encoding IS5 family transposase (programmed frameshift), with protein MSDLFWLSRSQLQRIEPCFPQAHGVPRVDDQRVVSGIIHVIRNGLRWRDAPREYGPHKTLYNRFVRWSRLGVFDRIFSAIAAENGEPEQLMIDATHLKAHRTAASLLKKGMFPRRIGRTKGGLNSKLHAIVNEHGKPLVLLLTEGQMSDHLGAKLMYESLPTSASHLIGDKGYDSDEFRAALNAKGIKPCIPPRKNRNTHISYCRKLYKTRHKVENMFGKLKDWRRVATRYDRCAHTFFSAICIAATVIFYLN; from the exons ATGAGTGATCTATTCTGGCTTTCCCGTTCTCAGTTGCAGCGTATTGAGCCCTGTTTCCCACAGGCTCACGGGGTTCCTCGTGTTGATGATCAGCGCGTTGTTTCCGGGATCATCCATGTCATTCGCAACGGTCTTCGCTGGCGTGATGCCCCAAGGGAATACGGGCCGCACAAGACGCTCTATAACCGCTTTGTACGCTGGAGCCGATTGGGTGTCTTTGATCGTATATTCTCTGCGATTGCAGCCGAGAACGGCGAGCCTGAACAGTTGATGATCGACGCCACACATCTGAAGGCACACCGCACGGCGGCCAGCCTGCTTAAAAAGGGGATGT TTCCCCGCCGTATCGGGAGAACGAAAGGTGGCCTGAATTCCAAGCTGCATGCCATCGTCAATGAGCACGGCAAGCCACTTGTCCTGCTGCTAACCGAAGGTCAGATGAGCGATCATCTTGGCGCAAAGCTTATGTATGAAAGCCTGCCAACCTCGGCATCTCACCTGATTGGTGATAAGGGCTATGACAGCGACGAGTTCCGGGCGGCGCTCAACGCCAAGGGTATCAAGCCCTGCATACCGCCCCGCAAAAACAGAAACACACACATATCATACTGCCGAAAGCTCTATAAAACCCGGCACAAAGTCGAGAACATGTTCGGAAAGCTCAAAGACTGGCGCAGGGTGGCGACCCGATATGACCGATGCGCGCACACCTTCTTTTCTGCGATCTGTATCGCTGCTACCGTCATATTTTACCTCAATTAA